The following proteins come from a genomic window of Macrobrachium nipponense isolate FS-2020 chromosome 18, ASM1510439v2, whole genome shotgun sequence:
- the LOC135196806 gene encoding acanthoscurrin-2-like: MGSVTRGTMRVLIGVLLVAFVAAEQKRSADPGIGHGGLGGLVGIGLLGGLEGLGHGLGLNGGYGGGYGGYGGLLSAGNYANGYSHSTGYNHGNYIGNQYGGLGGISHGHLNKHLLGKRSADPEPGLALGGLGGLGYGGLGLGGLELNGGYGGGYGGYGGLLSAGNYANGYSHSTG; the protein is encoded by the exons ATGGGATCAGTAACACGTGGGACCATGAGAGTGTTG ATTGGAGTCCTGTTGGTAGCCTTCGTGGCTGCAGAGCAGAAACGTTCAGCTGACCCTGGAATTGGTCATGGGGGACTTGGAGGACTCGTAGGAATAGGACTCCTTGGAGGGTTAGAAGGCCTCGGCCATGGATTAGGACTCAATGGAGGATATGGTGGTGGGTATGGTGGTTATGGTGGTCTCCTGAGCGCTGGTAATTATGCTAACGGATACAGCCACTCCACTGGATACAACCATGGAAACTACATTGGAAACCAATATGGAGGTCTGGGTGGGATCTCACATGGTCACCTTAACAAACACTTGCTCGGCAAACGAAGTGCTGATCCCGAGCCAGGATTAGcacttggaggacttggaggacTGGGATATGGGGGCCTAGGACTTGGTGGGTTAGAACTTAACGGCGGATACGGTGGTGGATACGGAGGCTATGGTGGTCTCTTGAGTGCTGGAAACTACGCCAACGGATACAGCCACTCCACTGGATAA